In Thermococcus sp., the DNA window CAACAGGATAGAGGGGGTCAAGAGGACTCCATACAACCAGTACGACTCGATAATCCTGCCGGTGCAGAAGTGGCTCAATGAGAGGGGAGTCAACTTCATAATGGGCACGAAGGTCGTTGATGTCGGGATAACCGAAAGGGACGGCAAGAAGTACATCACTAGGCTTTACACGGAGGGCCAGAACGGTGATGATACAATAGAGGTCGGCGAAAAAGATCTGGTCTTCATAACCCTCGGCTCGATGGTTGACAACTCCACCTACGGCGACCTCGACCATCCGCCGGTTCTCAACAGGGGTGAGGGTGATAGCTGGAGGCTCTGGAGGAAGCTCGTCGAGAATGACCCGTCCCTTGGAAACCCCGACGTCTTCGCTGGCGACGTAGACAAGACCAAGTGGGAGTCCTTCACGGTGACCTTTAGAGGGGACGAGTTCTTCAGGATGCTCGAGGAGTTCACTGGCAACAGAACCGGGACCGGCGGCCTCGTCACCTTTAGGGACTCCTCCTGGCTGATGTCCATCGTGGCCTTCAGGCAACCGCACTTCAGGAACCAGCCAGAGGATGTAACCGTGCTCTGGGGCTATGGTCTCTTCGTCGATAGAGAAGGTGACTACATCAGGAAGCCGATGAGCCAGGCAACGGGAAGGGAGATATTCCTCGAACTGCTCTACCACCTCGGCTGGCTTGACAAGAAGGACGAACTTATGGATAGTGTCATAAACGTCCGCACCGCCATGATGCCCTACATCACCGCCCACTTCATGCCCAGGAAGCCCGGCGACAGGCCGCCCGTCCTCCCCGAGAACTACGCTAACCTTGCCTTAATGGGCCAGTACGTCGAGGTTCCAGGGGAGTGTGTTTTCACCGTTGAATATTCGGTCAAGTCCGCCATGATGGGAGTCTACGGCCTCCTTGACCTCGGCAGGGAGGTTCCACCGGCCCACACCCCCTACCAAGAGGTTCCTGTTCTCCTGAAGGCCGTCGAGACGCTCGTCGACGACGACAAGAAGGAGCTGTTTAAGTACACCATGGAGCTCTACTTGGCAGGGAGGCTGTGAGTTCCTTTTTTCTCCTTCCCTTTGGTTCTTCGTCGGTTTGTCGCAAAATCGATAAATGCGTATCCCTAGAAATGGTCACTCGTCCAGCCACACTGAATCGTCGCCGTAATAGTTCAGCTTCACCACGAAGAGCCTGAACGGCTTGTCCTTCTCATTGACAACCCAATGAACCGTCTTTGGCTTGATGAGGAAGATATCGCCGGGCTTTGCCGTGTACTCCCTCTCGCCTATCCCGAGCCCTGCCTCACCGTCCATGATGTAAAACAGCTCGTATTGTCTCTCGTGATAGTGCCTCCTAACCGTCTGCCCTGGCT includes these proteins:
- a CDS encoding oleate hydratase — its product is MLNYKRVTPRRIHDIKDRKAYMVGGGIASLAAAVFLIRDAKMPGENIYIIEKTPVNGGCLDGSGDPENGYLLRGGRMFEEHYEVTWGLLGSIPSFDDPERTILDEVVEFNREYVGSSKCRLVGTPGKKVDFSRYELTLRHLNEINELIMTPEEKLGGVTIEQWFSKDFFETNFWYFWATMFAFQPWHSVAEMRRYMLRFMHLVPGLNRIEGVKRTPYNQYDSIILPVQKWLNERGVNFIMGTKVVDVGITERDGKKYITRLYTEGQNGDDTIEVGEKDLVFITLGSMVDNSTYGDLDHPPVLNRGEGDSWRLWRKLVENDPSLGNPDVFAGDVDKTKWESFTVTFRGDEFFRMLEEFTGNRTGTGGLVTFRDSSWLMSIVAFRQPHFRNQPEDVTVLWGYGLFVDREGDYIRKPMSQATGREIFLELLYHLGWLDKKDELMDSVINVRTAMMPYITAHFMPRKPGDRPPVLPENYANLALMGQYVEVPGECVFTVEYSVKSAMMGVYGLLDLGREVPPAHTPYQEVPVLLKAVETLVDDDKKELFKYTMELYLAGRL
- a CDS encoding cupin domain-containing protein, which translates into the protein MEAGIKNLIDRGTYRKLPLFEGELPEGSYAQIVEVKPGQTVRRHYHERQYELFYIMDGEAGLGIGEREYTAKPGDIFLIKPKTVHWVVNEKDKPFRLFVVKLNYYGDDSVWLDE